GAAATTAGAAAAGGATCAAGAAAAAATTAAGAAAAGCAATGATGAAAAAGTTCGTGGTAAATAATTCTCTTTTTTTAGTATTCGTTTAGTGCTTTTTGTGTTTTGTTCATTGCTACTTTTTTGTATGTGCTCCATGTTTTTCTGAAGAAGTCGTATTTGTTCCAGTTTTTTTTTAAGAAATCAATAGTTCTTGGGTCACTGGGGTATCCGCTTCCAAATTCTATGTTGTTTTGTTTTTTTATTTCTTCGATGATTTCGTCTCTTGTTACTTTTGCGATTATGCTCGCAGCTCCTACGATTACATGATTAAGATCAGCTTTGTGTTCTGCTATTATTTCTGTTTTGTTTTTTATTCTTTCTGATACGTATTCTTTGTATGCTTTTATGTTGTTTGAGGGGCAATCTAGTATTGTTTTGTTTATC
This DNA window, taken from Candidatus Woesearchaeota archaeon, encodes the following:
- the rnhB gene encoding ribonuclease HII, translating into MIIAGVEEAGRGPVIGPMVMTICAIEEEKIPELKRIGVKDSKLITPSNRKIILEKIKNMCYHETIIIEPGEIDDALNNEEMNLNKLEGVTSANLINELQKKITINKTILDCPSNNIKAYKEYVSERIKNKTEIIAEHKADLNHVIVGAASIIAKVTRDEIIEEIKKQNNIEFGSGYPSDPRTIDFLKKNWNKYDFFRKTWSTYKKVAMNKTQKALNEY